TTATCAGCTCGATTCTCTTCCATATCGTGATCGCTTTCCGGCTCCGTGGACTGACTTGTGGTGGATGCCTGCCTGAATCCAACCCGAGAGGCTTTCCGGCCAAAGTAACTCGACGGATGAAGAGATGTTGTGATCGGCAGAGATAGTCGCTGCGTTCTTATAGATCTGATTGCATTAATCATTTTCGGTGTTCTAGAACACCCACCCCTTTGTATTTATAGCCGGAATTAGACTGATAATCGGTAACTTTATTATGTCTTGTTCTGGCAAGCTAGCTAGGGCACTTGAACTCATATTGGTTGCTTCTGCGTTATACTTGCAGAGGAGTTTGGGTTGATGCAGAGACACGTAGAGATGGTAAGGACAAGTGTCGTAGTTTGGGAGAGAAAACCTTTTACGTGGTCCTTCAACTGTGAACTGTGCTTGTTGCTCATCATTCATCAACTTATGCGATAAGATAAGGGACACCTATAAATATCCTATCGGAGTTCTCTGGAAAAGGTAATTTCCAGAGATAATGGACAGATCACGAGAGATAAAACCATCTAGCCCTCTGTTATATCAGTTCATTCCAAACTAGGTAGATGCACACAAAGTTGCTATCCCAGTGCTGTAATTTCGATCAATTGAGAATTAATTGTTGATTAGTACGTGAAAGAGTTCTTGGTATCATGCATGTAAGAAATAATATGTTGTTAAAACTTAAATAGGTATATTAGGTTGTGTCACTTGTGTGTCTTACTTCATCAATGCCTCTTACCAGGATCATATCCCAGTAATTCAATGACTTCAAAAATGAGATAAGAAACACAAAATGCAATATCTAGCAAACTTGATCCATGCATGGCTTCCCTTGGTCTCCTTCGCTTCAGTCTGCATTGGGTTGGTGACGAgctctctccttctccttcactTCACTACCCTGAGTCTTGTCATATGCAGGGTTGTTCTCATGGATCATCTGGTCCTGCTCAACCTTGTTAGGAAGCTTCTGGTTATCGCTATATACCCCTCCAAATCCTTCTTCATCGGAGCGAGTTGCATACCCCTCGCCAAACGAATGAGACATCACATCCCTAGTAAATCGTCGAACTCAATGTCATTAGCAAACAGTACAAGTAACTCAAACTTAATTAACTAATTTGCTTGATGATCATTAGTAATGGTTCTCTCGTTCTTTTATGACCCGAGAGAAGTATTGCACTATAACCTAATCAAATATACGTACCAGcaattaggaaaaaaaaatgaaaaaaaagtaGAGTTCCTTACCCAGTTCCAGTTTTCTGGTTCGGATTCTCTGCCTTGTCCATGTTGTGCTTGCTACCCGGATCACTCGACACTATTGTTGTGGCCTGCCTGATGAATCCGACCCGAGATGCTTTTCGGCCTAAGTACGAAGATGCCTGGGCTCTGATCACTGAACTAATCGCATTAATCATCTTCGATCTGCATGGTTTTCGGTCACTACCTGCGCTGTATATTTATACATGAAAGAA
This genomic interval from Argentina anserina chromosome 1, drPotAnse1.1, whole genome shotgun sequence contains the following:
- the LOC126800684 gene encoding uncharacterized protein LOC126800684, whose translation is MINAISSVIRAQASSYLGRKASRVGFIRQATTIVSSDPGSKHNMDKAENPNQKTGTGDVMSHSFGEGYATRSDEEGFGGVYSDNQKLPNKVEQDQMIHENNPAYDKTQGSEVKEKERARHQPNAD